A stretch of Komagataella phaffii GS115 chromosome 2, complete sequence DNA encodes these proteins:
- a CDS encoding Essential constituent of the mitochondrial inner membrane presequence translocase yields the protein MSADHSRDPCPLIIVNDFGGAFAMGALGGTVWHGIKGFRNSPIGERRIGAISAIKARAPVVGGNFGVWGGLFSTFDCTVKAIRKREDHWNAIIAGFFTGGALAMRGGWKQTRNSAITCACVLGVFEGVGMMFQRFMAVQNKPMAPDFGEAPAAPAPLGA from the exons ATGTCTGCCGATCATTCAAGAGATCCATGTCCGTTGATTATAGTTAACGATTTTGGTGGTGCCTTTGCTATGGGT GCTCTCGGTGGTACTGTCTGGCACGGTATTAAGGGTTTCCGAAACTCTCCCATCGGAGAACGTCGTATTGGAGCTATTTCTGCCATTAAAGCAAGAGCACCTGTCGTTGGTGGTAACTTTGGTGTATGGGGTGGTTTGTTCTCCACCTTTGACTGTACCGTCAAGGCAAttagaaagagagaagatcACTGGAATGCCATTATTGCCGGATTTTTCACCGGTGGTGCTCTAGCTATGAGAGGTGGTTGGAAACAAACACGAAATTCTGCCATTACGTGTGCTTGTGTCTTGGGTGTCTTTGAAGGTGTTGGTATGATGTTCCAAAGATTCATGGCTGTTCAAAACAAGCCTATGGCCCCCGATTTCGGTGAAGCTCCCGCCGCCCCTGCTCCATTAGGAGCTTAG
- a CDS encoding Protein involved in excretion of putrescine and spermidine, translating into MSEQSRNPLRFLTTGGVQTQFHRLQDAAASSHLLERAQETLNPTNLMDVAHQTPGHILDMITGEDQEDDTEDIERFNYKQELQRKLTVTSIIGLGFSLMGVPFGMSTTLYIGLIDGGSVTLLWGWVVVAILSLCTALSLAEICSKYPSSGGIYHQAAILASEKYSLICSWFTGWFLIIGNWSMFTSIVYGGAQFILSIFGLKDSGYRQDSFLVLLLFFIMVLLSGLVNLKFANRLDTINNLCVIWTIGTVLIIDIILLIKARSRNDINFVLSNFDASRSGWPPVIAFFVGLQPAAFTLQGFGMIPAMTDEVKKPEKNIPKGMVLAVLVAGITGVIFIIPILTILPELNLLLDKNPDIMPIDLVFKLATESYLISFLLVLLLVGAVCFAGIGSLTTSSRATYAFARDNALPCNWIWVQVKIIDETTVPANALFLSMGVACFLGVLSLFSTSAFSAFMGSAVISLSIANGIPILSSVLGKRKKVKGTAFKLKRIGYVLNIISLFWIVLTVVILCMPVQIPITIISMNYAFVVFLSFTVFAAVSWIFYGKDHFQGPQLDHHHSAEQNIQMHSLSNDNTKDLDDFSEHKDETIYEASNIDSNEGSTSFAMSTSKVSSPNSSFPDEADLDVLQDEDDGNPENSILGWDLLDDVRPTKLNRVFKGGSG; encoded by the coding sequence CAGGAAACCTTAAACCCTACTAATCTAATGGATGTAGCCCATCAGACTCCAGGCCATATACTAGATATGATCACGGGggaagatcaagaagatgatACCGAGGATATTGAACGTTTTAATTATAAACAAGAGCTTCAACGGAAACTTACAGTAACATCCATTATTGGTTTGGGGTTCTCCCTAATGGGTGTTCCTTTCGGGATGTCAACTACTCTTTACATTGGACTGATTGACGGTGGAAGTGTTACGCTTCTTTGGGGATGGGTTGTGGTGGCTATCTTATCTTTGTGCACTGCTTTATCATTAGCAGaaatttgttcaaaatATCCTTCCTCAGGCGGTATCTATCACCAGGCTGCTATTCTAGCAAGTGAGAAGTATTCGTTAATCTGCTCGTGGTTTACGGGTTGGTTTTTAATTATTGGTAACTGGTCAATGTTTACTAGTATCGTTTATGGTGGAGCCCAATTTATTTTGAGTATTTTTGGATTAAAGGATTCGGGCTATAGACAGGATTCCTTCCTAGTGTTACTATTATTCTTTATCATGGTCCTGTTATCAGGATTGGTCAATCTGAAATTTGCAAATCGGTTAGATACGATAAACAATTTGTGTGTCATATGGACCATTGGAACAGTCCTTATCATAGATATCATTTTGCTGATCAAGGCAAGATCTCGTAATGACATCAACTTCGTTTTGTCCAATTTTGATGCTTCAAGATCAGGATGGCCTCCTGTTATTGCATTTTTCGTTGGCCTTCAACCTGCTGCGTTTACCTTGCAAGGTTTCGGAATGATTCCAGCTATGACTGATGAAGTGAAAAAGCCAGAGAAAAATATCCCCAAAGGAATGGTCCTTGCTGTGTTGGTTGCTGGTATCACTGGAGTGATATTCATCATCCCTATTCTAACTATTCTACCAGAACTGAATCTTTTACTAGATAAGAATCCTGATATTATGCCCATTGATCTGGTATTCAAACTGGCTACAGAGTCATACTTGATTTCGTTTTTGCTAGTATTATTGCTAGTTGGAGCAGTTTGCTTTGCAGGAATTGGATCACTGACTACATCATCCCGTGCTACTTATGCTTTTGCCAGAGATAATGCCCTACCATGCAACTGGATTTGGGTCCAGGTTAAAATAATTGATGAAACTACTGTACCAGCAAATGCTCTGTTTCTTTCGATGGGTGTGGCATGTTTCCTAGGAGTACTGTCACTTTTCTCTACATCTGCATTTAGTGCTTTTATGGGCTCCGCTGTGATATCCTTATCTATTGCGAATGGAATCCCAATTCTGAGTTCGGTTTTGGGtaagagaaaaaaagtGAAAGGTACCGCCTTCAAATTAAAGAGAATCGGCTATGTTTTGAACATCATAAGCTTGTTTTGGATTGTATTGACTGTGGTGATTTTGTGTATGCCAGTACAAATACCGATTACAATCATAAGCATGAATTATGCGTTTGTGGTATTTTTGTCATTCACTGTATTTGCTGCTGTCAGTTGGATATTTTACGGAAAGGATCATTTCCAAGGACCTCAACTGGACCATCATCACTCTGCAGAGCAAAACATTCAAATGCACagtctttcaaatgataaTACTAAAGATTTAGATGATTTCAGTGAACACAAGGATGAAACAATATACGAGGCCTCCAATATTGATTCGAATGAAGGTTCCACCTCGTTTGCGATGTCTACGTCCAAGGTTTCATCACCCAATTCCTCTTTCCCAGACGAAGCtgatttggatgttttACAAGATGAGGATGACGGCAATCCAGAAAACAGCATATTGGGTTGGGACCTACTAGATGATGTCAGACCTACGAAACTCAACAGGGTCTTCAAAGGTGGTTCAGGCTGA